One window of Candidatus Nanosynbacter sp. HMT-352 genomic DNA carries:
- a CDS encoding prepilin-type N-terminal cleavage/methylation domain-containing protein, giving the protein MNRGTGGYTIVEVAVVVVVVSILASIAFVGGGRFLNLTRDQEQKADVSELSLRLERYYKYKNVSSIGHEYPSCADLIKSFSSIVGDDSLKKEMIKCSRSDWAGGSNGELLYEAANIDDGDCTKPTSGPITDVAAATCVKYNIIYKEFSTGSEKRVNSIWRD; this is encoded by the coding sequence ATGAATCGTGGGACGGGTGGCTATACGATAGTTGAGGTGGCAGTAGTTGTTGTGGTTGTGTCTATTTTGGCTAGTATCGCGTTTGTTGGTGGCGGAAGATTTTTGAATTTGACTAGAGATCAGGAGCAAAAAGCTGATGTATCTGAGCTGTCCTTGAGGTTGGAGCGATATTACAAATATAAAAATGTAAGCTCTATTGGGCACGAGTATCCTTCCTGCGCTGATCTTATTAAAAGTTTTTCGTCAATCGTAGGAGATGATTCTCTGAAAAAGGAGATGATCAAGTGTAGTCGGAGTGATTGGGCTGGCGGTAGTAACGGCGAATTGTTGTACGAGGCGGCAAACATAGACGATGGAGATTGCACGAAGCCAACTTCTGGTCCTATAACTGACGTGGCGGCGGCAACTTGCGTGAAATATAACATTATATATAAGGAATTTTCGACGGGGTCGGAAAAAAGGGTAAATAGCATATGGCGCGATTAA
- the glyA gene encoding serine hydroxymethyltransferase produces MKDKQIEELIKAEKKRQTDGLELIPSENYVSSDVLQALGSVFTNKYSEGYPGRRYYGGQENTDQVEQLAIDRAKKLFKADHANVQPHSGAQANEAVYYAWCEPGDTILAMDLAHGGHLTHGAPVTRSAREYNFIRYGIKNIDTGEIDYEEIRQLALKHKPKIILAGFSAYPRELDYEKFAKIGNEVGAMLMADMSHIAGLIVSGVAKNPFDYGFHVITTTTHKTLRGPRGGLILSRGIVGNPLKKPEKTLENLPTLIDRAVFPGTQGGPHMHTIAAKAVAFGEALQPEFKDYAEQIVKNAKRLAEELQKRGFKLVTGGTSNHLILADIHSSFGIDGKEAEIAMDKIGLTLNANAIPDDPLPRFRPSGIRLGTPAVTTRGAKEDDMEKIAEWMRQSIDNRDNDDELAELRKEVVEFCHTLRDI; encoded by the coding sequence ATGAAAGACAAGCAAATTGAAGAACTTATAAAAGCAGAAAAAAAGCGCCAAACGGACGGCCTGGAACTGATTCCTAGCGAGAATTACGTTTCGTCAGACGTGCTTCAGGCGCTCGGTAGTGTTTTCACTAATAAATATTCAGAAGGCTACCCTGGTCGACGTTATTACGGCGGACAAGAAAACACTGATCAAGTCGAGCAGCTGGCAATTGATCGCGCTAAAAAACTTTTCAAAGCCGACCACGCCAACGTCCAGCCACATTCTGGCGCGCAGGCTAATGAGGCGGTGTACTACGCTTGGTGCGAGCCTGGCGACACTATTCTGGCTATGGATTTGGCTCACGGCGGTCATCTTACGCACGGCGCTCCAGTTACTCGTAGCGCCAGAGAATACAACTTCATTCGCTATGGTATAAAAAATATCGACACTGGCGAAATTGACTATGAAGAAATCCGTCAATTGGCACTTAAACACAAACCAAAGATCATTTTGGCGGGATTTTCGGCATATCCACGAGAGTTAGATTACGAAAAATTTGCTAAAATTGGTAATGAGGTCGGCGCTATGCTAATGGCAGACATGAGCCATATTGCGGGACTAATCGTTAGTGGCGTTGCTAAAAACCCGTTCGACTATGGCTTTCATGTAATTACCACAACAACTCATAAAACTCTACGTGGACCACGAGGCGGGCTGATTCTTAGTCGAGGAATAGTTGGCAATCCATTGAAAAAACCAGAGAAAACTCTCGAAAATTTACCTACGTTGATTGATCGAGCAGTCTTCCCTGGCACGCAAGGTGGACCGCACATGCACACCATCGCTGCAAAAGCCGTAGCGTTCGGTGAAGCTTTACAGCCAGAATTCAAAGATTACGCCGAGCAAATTGTTAAAAATGCGAAAAGATTGGCGGAAGAGTTGCAAAAGCGCGGCTTTAAGCTAGTAACTGGCGGCACCAGCAACCATTTGATTCTGGCAGATATTCACAGCAGCTTCGGTATTGACGGCAAGGAAGCGGAAATCGCCATGGATAAAATCGGTCTGACACTGAATGCTAATGCGATTCCAGATGACCCACTACCAAGGTTCAGACCAAGCGGCATTCGCTTAGGCACGCCAGCCGTCACGACGCGAGGTGCCAAAGAAGACGACATGGAAAAAATCGCGGAATGGATGAGGCAGTCAATAGACAATCGCGATAATGATGATGAGTTGGCTGAACTCCGTAAAGAAGTCGTAGAATTCTGCCATACTCTACGCGATATTTAA
- a CDS encoding type IV pilus modification PilV family protein: MARLTGKSDGFTIVEVAVTLVVIGIFMAVILSMQAQVSQISVLSAQHNKASLLAYNNMRRYANDSAPSWFKCNTASSNTRYEVTRTTGNVDGLPGVVRQQVYASAPYGCKSGTVSLGMPIKVESIVEYGLPSSGVGNGKKVVHATYVAF; encoded by the coding sequence ATGGCGCGATTAACAGGAAAAAGCGATGGATTTACTATTGTCGAAGTTGCGGTTACTTTGGTTGTAATTGGTATTTTCATGGCTGTTATATTAAGTATGCAAGCGCAAGTTAGCCAGATATCGGTTTTAAGTGCTCAGCACAATAAAGCAAGTCTTCTGGCGTATAATAATATGCGTCGTTACGCGAATGACTCCGCTCCGTCGTGGTTTAAATGTAACACGGCGTCGTCGAATACTAGGTATGAAGTTACGAGAACTACTGGTAATGTCGATGGGCTGCCCGGGGTGGTTAGGCAACAAGTGTATGCATCAGCGCCATACGGATGTAAGAGTGGAACAGTTAGCCTGGGGATGCCGATTAAAGTGGAATCTATCGTGGAATATGGATTGCCAAGCTCTGGCGTAGGTAATGGAAAGAAGGTGGTACATGCGACATATGTGGCGTTCTAA
- a CDS encoding helix-turn-helix domain-containing protein: MKDRYLQKIGNLIAENRQKQGLTQTQLAEAIGTSQSAINRIENGGQNISIEMIARISEVLNNNIVTVNHSGKMNFKVTGGKKLSGEIQVKTSKNAAVGLLCASLLNKGKTTLRKVARIEEVNRIIEVLNSIGVKTRWLDGSDLEIVPPARLKLEDMDIAAAKRTRTVIMFLGPLLHQYDDFKLPFAGGCNLGKRTVEPHLSGLRHFGMNVTAETDYYHAKTDVNSGDRTILLTERGDTVTENIIMAAALSPNTTIIRNASPNYMVQDVCFFLKKLGVKIEGIGTTTLKITGRKRISKNLDYYPSEDPIEAMSFIAAAVVTDSEITVRRAPIEFLEIELATLAEMGLKFELSKEYFANNGQTRLVDIKLQRSKLQAAKDKLHALPFPGINMDNLPFLGLIATVAEGRTLVHDWSYENRAIYFTELSKLNAQIELVDPHRVYITGPTRWKPADIVAPPALRPSVVILLAMLAAPGVSILRDVYSINRGYEELAARLNSLGAEIEVIIE, translated from the coding sequence ATAAAAGACAGGTATCTTCAAAAAATCGGCAATTTAATCGCTGAAAATCGCCAAAAACAAGGTCTGACGCAGACGCAATTAGCTGAGGCGATTGGCACGTCGCAAAGTGCTATTAATCGCATTGAAAACGGGGGTCAGAATATTAGTATTGAGATGATTGCTCGAATTAGTGAAGTGCTTAATAACAATATTGTGACTGTAAATCATTCCGGAAAAATGAATTTTAAGGTAACTGGCGGCAAAAAATTGTCTGGTGAGATACAAGTTAAGACTAGTAAAAACGCTGCAGTAGGTCTTCTCTGTGCAAGTTTGTTGAATAAGGGAAAAACGACGCTCAGGAAAGTGGCGCGAATTGAGGAGGTTAACCGAATTATCGAGGTTTTGAATTCGATTGGTGTTAAAACTCGCTGGTTGGATGGCAGTGATCTTGAGATCGTGCCGCCAGCGCGCTTGAAACTTGAAGATATGGATATTGCTGCGGCGAAGAGAACTAGGACGGTAATTATGTTCCTTGGTCCGCTACTGCATCAATATGACGATTTCAAATTGCCGTTTGCTGGCGGCTGTAATTTAGGCAAGCGCACAGTTGAGCCTCATCTTAGTGGATTAAGGCATTTTGGAATGAACGTCACAGCGGAAACTGATTATTATCATGCAAAAACTGATGTCAATTCTGGCGATCGAACGATTTTATTGACGGAGCGTGGCGATACGGTGACGGAAAATATAATTATGGCTGCGGCGTTGTCACCAAACACTACCATCATCCGCAATGCTAGCCCAAATTACATGGTCCAGGACGTCTGTTTCTTCTTGAAAAAGTTGGGTGTGAAAATTGAGGGAATTGGTACGACAACCTTGAAAATCACGGGCCGTAAACGCATTAGTAAAAATCTGGACTATTATCCGAGCGAAGATCCGATTGAAGCGATGAGTTTTATTGCGGCGGCTGTGGTGACGGATTCGGAAATTACTGTTCGTCGTGCACCGATTGAATTCTTGGAGATTGAATTAGCAACATTGGCGGAAATGGGTCTTAAGTTTGAACTCAGCAAGGAATATTTTGCTAATAATGGGCAAACTCGTTTGGTTGATATTAAATTGCAGCGTTCCAAACTCCAGGCTGCCAAGGACAAACTTCACGCCTTGCCGTTTCCTGGAATTAATATGGACAATTTGCCGTTCTTGGGGCTTATCGCGACGGTGGCCGAGGGGCGTACGTTAGTTCATGACTGGAGTTACGAAAACCGAGCAATTTATTTTACAGAGCTAAGCAAGCTGAATGCGCAAATTGAGCTGGTTGATCCACACCGTGTTTATATCACTGGTCCGACAAGATGGAAGCCGGCCGACATTGTTGCTCCGCCAGCGCTTCGTCCGTCCGTTGTGATACTTTTGGCAATGCTTGCCGCTCCGGGCGTATCGATCCTGCGCGATGTATATTCAATCAATCGCGGATACGAGGAATTGGCGGCGCGCTTAAATTCGCTAGGCGCTGAGATTGAAGTGATTATTGAATAG
- a CDS encoding type II secretion system protein yields MTTKNIKNQGFTLVELLIVIVIIAILTVVSLVAYNGLQNQAKTSAAKSTVDSVAKKAELYNTEEGKYPDGIAKLTGADTKKSYYIASANVTELGSGAFSSTTPTTTVKYEACPGTGDPTGAKISYYDYSKNSIESRTVGTCPTPAP; encoded by the coding sequence GTGACTACAAAGAATATCAAAAATCAAGGTTTTACACTAGTTGAGCTTTTGATCGTTATCGTGATCATCGCAATTTTGACAGTTGTTTCTTTGGTTGCATACAACGGTTTGCAAAACCAAGCAAAGACATCTGCTGCTAAATCAACAGTTGACTCAGTTGCTAAGAAAGCTGAACTGTACAACACTGAAGAGGGCAAGTATCCAGATGGTATCGCAAAATTAACTGGTGCTGACACAAAGAAATCTTACTACATTGCTTCAGCCAATGTTACTGAATTAGGTTCTGGTGCTTTTAGTTCAACCACTCCAACCACGACAGTTAAGTATGAGGCGTGTCCTGGTACTGGCGATCCAACAGGTGCAAAGATTTCATACTACGACTACAGTAAGAATAGTATCGAGAGCCGAACAGTCGGTACTTGTCCTACTCCTGCTCCGTAA
- the murB gene encoding UDP-N-acetylmuramate dehydrogenase gives MDVMTNISLKQYTTMKLGGETRYMATADSAGDVVSLYRNARKENLPIFVLGGGSNVITHDEVFEGIVLLNKIKGFEVISETDETTDVKIGAGEVWDEVVEKAIGLGLQGIEAMSGIPGTAGAAPVQNVGAYGQEIADTLISLEAYDSKTDTIVTIFADECDFSYRNSIFRDKEKGRYCILNITLRLNKAEPKPPYYASLQRYIDENDIREVNLSVIRVAVLNIRSEKLPDPAELPSAGSFFKNALVEKWKLEELQKEYSDIPNYAMSGGRYKIPTGWLIDKAGLRGYRSHGMRVYEKNALVLVNDSATGYDDLAAIREEIVQIVFDKFGIKIEQEPLELS, from the coding sequence ATGGACGTTATGACTAATATATCACTGAAACAATACACAACTATGAAATTGGGAGGTGAGACTCGCTATATGGCGACGGCGGATTCTGCTGGTGATGTTGTGTCGCTATATCGTAATGCCCGAAAGGAAAATTTGCCGATTTTTGTGTTGGGCGGTGGCAGCAATGTGATTACGCATGACGAGGTTTTTGAAGGAATCGTACTATTGAATAAGATCAAAGGTTTTGAGGTTATCTCTGAAACCGACGAAACAACTGATGTGAAAATTGGTGCGGGCGAAGTCTGGGACGAGGTTGTTGAGAAGGCTATTGGGCTTGGACTTCAGGGAATTGAGGCTATGTCGGGAATTCCCGGAACGGCTGGAGCTGCGCCGGTCCAGAATGTTGGGGCGTACGGTCAAGAAATTGCTGACACGTTGATTAGCCTGGAAGCTTACGATTCAAAAACCGACACAATTGTAACTATTTTTGCCGATGAATGTGACTTTTCTTATCGAAACAGTATTTTTCGCGATAAGGAAAAAGGACGATATTGCATCCTGAATATTACTTTGCGACTAAATAAAGCAGAGCCGAAACCGCCGTATTACGCTTCTTTACAGAGATATATTGACGAGAATGACATTCGTGAGGTTAATTTGTCGGTGATTCGCGTGGCAGTTCTTAATATTCGTTCGGAAAAATTGCCAGACCCAGCGGAATTGCCAAGTGCGGGTTCTTTCTTCAAAAACGCGCTGGTTGAAAAATGGAAATTGGAAGAATTGCAAAAAGAATATAGCGACATTCCAAACTATGCAATGTCTGGCGGAAGATATAAAATCCCGACAGGTTGGTTGATAGATAAGGCTGGCTTAAGGGGTTATCGCAGTCACGGCATGCGAGTTTACGAAAAGAATGCGCTGGTGCTCGTAAACGATTCGGCAACAGGATATGATGATTTGGCGGCGATTCGTGAGGAAATTGTGCAAATTGTCTTTGACAAGTTCGGTATAAAAATCGAACAAGAACCGTTAGAACTTTCCTAA
- a CDS encoding glycogen/starch/alpha-glucan phosphorylase, which produces MDPYIYTEKPKYQPHDIEDASEFYDVIERSSLTHQLSENRPYVYWTMEIYDKSNGIKGGGGLGVLAADTRRVAEKLEVPFVVVTPFYRSESHQKITDLAQEEFSESVSPQDYGFEYIDEVFVSSNGFPDASLSIFKKTLGSTQFVTISEPNFGQLYEGDGSGDHRLYQEVALGFGGYKALKLLGIKPAVIQLNETATIFAALARLDELCANGMNLYEAVVYVRKHTLYTNHTLLQAAEPEFNRSQFEKLVLPNIKSNAVRCWLMEQFRNDRLRPNLLAIELTEAKNGVSKLHARVANFRDRNNDKVKFQAITNGIDLETWVLPETLQTYRDHGIIDKFGLPTNDFSEKLNSLSSADLRYLKKLGQKELNRVLLSRQDQYGKSIQIPENAILFDFKRRFANYKRPYMPFENPDSLRQILISHNAHYILTGKVHQGDVTMYQKLLEVLKLIDNDPVLKERVHYIQDYDEELGRALAIGSDASINIPIVGLEACGTSWEKDIANLKLLISTSDGGVADVQPIACLEVTGRNYEAEVSSLYVNMHKAAAILKNDQLLEKHIRHQLSNYLPIISGARMMKDYLKFIFPKPQIQPKKEPQIKRIPIQ; this is translated from the coding sequence ATGGATCCATATATTTATACAGAAAAGCCAAAATACCAACCGCATGACATCGAAGATGCGTCCGAATTTTATGACGTAATTGAACGAAGTAGTTTAACACATCAATTGTCTGAAAACCGACCATATGTCTATTGGACAATGGAAATTTATGATAAATCCAACGGCATTAAAGGTGGCGGCGGACTTGGAGTTTTGGCAGCAGACACGCGACGTGTAGCTGAAAAATTGGAAGTTCCATTCGTAGTGGTAACGCCGTTTTATCGTAGCGAATCACACCAGAAAATCACCGACCTCGCGCAAGAAGAATTTTCAGAGTCCGTTTCACCTCAAGATTACGGATTTGAATATATTGACGAAGTTTTTGTGAGTTCAAACGGTTTTCCAGACGCAAGCTTAAGCATTTTTAAGAAGACGCTCGGCTCAACGCAATTTGTTACAATTTCAGAACCGAACTTTGGACAATTGTACGAAGGCGACGGATCTGGTGACCATAGATTATACCAAGAAGTAGCGCTGGGTTTTGGTGGTTATAAAGCATTAAAACTCCTCGGTATTAAGCCGGCTGTTATTCAGCTTAATGAGACCGCAACGATTTTTGCCGCATTGGCACGACTAGACGAACTGTGCGCCAACGGAATGAATTTATACGAAGCCGTCGTTTACGTTCGCAAACACACACTTTATACAAACCACACACTTCTTCAAGCGGCCGAACCAGAATTTAATCGTTCGCAATTTGAAAAATTAGTTCTGCCAAATATAAAAAGCAATGCCGTGCGTTGCTGGCTAATGGAACAATTCCGCAACGACAGACTGAGGCCGAATCTTTTGGCAATTGAGCTTACCGAAGCGAAGAATGGCGTGAGTAAGTTACACGCCCGCGTAGCAAATTTCCGCGACCGCAACAACGACAAAGTTAAATTTCAAGCCATTACCAATGGAATAGATCTTGAAACGTGGGTGCTACCCGAAACATTACAGACATATCGCGACCACGGAATTATTGATAAATTTGGGCTGCCCACAAATGATTTTTCTGAAAAATTAAACTCACTGAGTAGCGCGGATTTGAGGTATTTGAAAAAACTCGGTCAAAAAGAATTAAATCGAGTTCTATTGAGTCGCCAAGACCAGTACGGAAAATCCATACAAATCCCAGAAAATGCAATATTATTCGATTTCAAGCGAAGATTCGCCAACTACAAACGACCTTATATGCCGTTTGAAAACCCAGATTCATTGCGCCAAATTCTCATTAGCCACAACGCGCATTATATTCTGACAGGAAAAGTTCACCAAGGCGACGTGACGATGTATCAGAAATTGCTCGAAGTATTAAAATTGATTGACAACGATCCAGTCCTCAAGGAGCGCGTTCATTACATACAAGATTATGACGAAGAGTTAGGGCGAGCATTAGCAATCGGCTCGGATGCCTCAATAAATATTCCTATTGTCGGATTAGAAGCGTGCGGCACTTCATGGGAGAAAGACATCGCCAATTTGAAACTCCTCATCTCCACCAGCGACGGCGGCGTTGCCGATGTCCAGCCAATCGCTTGCCTCGAGGTTACCGGGAGAAACTACGAAGCTGAAGTTTCATCTCTGTACGTCAACATGCATAAAGCTGCCGCTATTTTGAAAAATGACCAATTGTTAGAAAAACATATCCGCCACCAATTAAGCAACTATTTGCCAATTATTTCTGGCGCCCGAATGATGAAAGATTATCTCAAATTTATTTTTCCAAAACCGCAAATCCAGCCTAAAAAAGAACCGCAGATCAAGCGAATTCCTATTCAATAA
- a CDS encoding RCC1 domain-containing protein: MIRQKNGYSLVLIVLMSTFILALLAGAMRVVAQSYIYSQEEYYYKLAQEAGEAGTAYANACLDSNGAEQSWGSVPGGIGPLRPETNCKGAVNPSYEKYVFDEGNKFRTTFEVGDLEASTRSTALSAATAQISSTGRVEITNGSGVVLKTYTAVVKKSVTWPADIDATRTVSGTYRTCAILSNNVWCWGNNDKYESNEYTMGQLGDGTTVSSNVPVKVRSVGDMRNGKIIDIFAAQFHSCVLTEFSSVRKIYCWGNNQFGQLGNGDFGDGKYSSVPVEVKPPTGALAADFAGNNISAIGGTGDVSCAIAAGKVYCWGSNTMGQLGYGSPGSPKSSATPVRINSGGYSRLPNNYSATKLSTGGSRSQTMCVITTEKRAYCWGQARFGQLGIGVPHYSGYGNATRVKDLEDVTDISQDGYTWSGSPDYVTHTCAIAAGRVYCWGGAGRGQAGSPGSGTPKKHIEPRLVGGLPGVALQVEVGIAHSCALMNDAGTKKVYCWGDNRLGQLGANRTDIQYSFTPQPVNVGPNGLPVSESVVSLSAGANRGCVIMSDKRSYCWGLNDNGQIGDGTSGSENNRFSPTESLFLRPVQNRYIY; the protein is encoded by the coding sequence ATGATTCGACAAAAAAACGGCTATTCTTTGGTGTTAATTGTGCTTATGAGTACTTTTATATTGGCTCTTTTGGCTGGCGCTATGAGGGTTGTGGCTCAATCATATATTTACTCTCAGGAAGAGTATTATTACAAGTTAGCTCAAGAGGCTGGCGAGGCAGGTACGGCGTATGCTAACGCTTGCTTGGATTCTAATGGAGCTGAGCAATCATGGGGTTCGGTTCCTGGTGGAATTGGTCCGCTTCGCCCGGAAACTAATTGTAAGGGGGCTGTAAATCCGAGTTATGAGAAATATGTATTTGATGAAGGCAATAAATTTAGGACGACTTTTGAGGTCGGTGATTTGGAGGCTTCGACTAGAAGCACAGCTCTGTCGGCCGCTACCGCTCAAATCTCATCCACCGGTCGCGTTGAAATAACAAATGGGAGTGGTGTAGTTCTTAAGACTTATACTGCTGTTGTAAAAAAATCAGTTACTTGGCCGGCTGATATTGACGCAACGCGTACAGTAAGCGGCACTTATCGTACGTGCGCTATATTGTCGAATAATGTTTGGTGTTGGGGCAATAATGACAAGTATGAAAGTAATGAATATACTATGGGTCAATTGGGCGACGGAACTACTGTTAGTTCTAATGTCCCCGTAAAGGTGCGTTCTGTGGGTGATATGAGAAATGGAAAAATTATTGATATATTTGCGGCACAATTTCATAGCTGTGTATTGACTGAATTTAGTTCTGTCAGGAAGATATATTGTTGGGGTAATAATCAATTTGGACAACTAGGTAATGGAGATTTTGGCGACGGCAAATATTCTAGTGTTCCAGTCGAGGTTAAACCGCCTACTGGCGCGCTAGCTGCAGATTTTGCTGGAAATAATATCAGTGCAATTGGAGGGACCGGCGATGTTTCGTGTGCTATTGCTGCAGGAAAGGTGTATTGTTGGGGCAGTAATACTATGGGTCAATTGGGTTACGGGAGTCCCGGCAGCCCTAAGTCCAGCGCAACGCCAGTGCGTATTAATTCGGGCGGCTACAGCAGGCTTCCTAATAATTATTCTGCTACTAAGTTATCAACTGGCGGATCTCGTTCACAAACTATGTGTGTTATAACCACTGAAAAAAGAGCTTACTGTTGGGGGCAAGCTAGGTTTGGACAGCTGGGTATTGGTGTGCCGCATTATAGCGGCTATGGTAATGCTACCAGAGTTAAGGACTTGGAGGATGTGACTGATATATCTCAAGATGGATACACTTGGTCAGGCTCTCCTGATTATGTAACCCACACCTGCGCTATTGCTGCGGGTAGAGTGTACTGCTGGGGTGGCGCTGGGCGCGGACAGGCTGGATCTCCGGGGAGTGGCACTCCTAAAAAGCATATTGAGCCGAGGTTGGTCGGTGGTTTGCCTGGGGTGGCGCTGCAGGTTGAGGTTGGCATTGCTCATTCTTGCGCCTTGATGAACGATGCCGGTACTAAGAAAGTCTATTGTTGGGGCGATAACAGATTGGGTCAACTTGGAGCAAATAGGACGGACATTCAATATTCATTTACTCCTCAGCCAGTTAATGTTGGTCCAAATGGACTTCCTGTTTCAGAAAGCGTAGTGAGTTTGTCTGCTGGGGCAAACCGCGGCTGTGTAATTATGTCGGACAAGCGCTCTTACTGTTGGGGATTGAATGATAATGGTCAGATTGGTGACGGAACTTCAGGTAGTGAAAATAATAGGTTCAGCCCAACGGAATCTTTATTCTTGCGTCCAGTGCAGAATCGATATATATATTAA